Below is a genomic region from Pleuronectes platessa chromosome 2, fPlePla1.1, whole genome shotgun sequence.
CTTAAGAATGTGTGAGTTTACAACAGTCTTTACAGCCAGCCAGCGTGGACACCAACATTTAGCTGATATAGTTTATTTAAGATTAAAGCACACAAAATTCAGTGGCAGTATTCAATATTTGCTGTCATGTCATCACATAAAATGTGGCATACATTTGATGTCTATACTTGAAAGCATGAAGGaaatttctaaatgattatATGGAAATCATTTGACATCATTAACGCAAATGCCACtgtttgatcattttctcaACTTTGAAGTAACTGGTTATTTAGACCACCATGAGACGCAGCCTATCCTGAGCCCACATGTATCTGTGTGTTCTAACTTGCTCACAGTCAACAGcgtatatatacaatatatgaaTTGAGAACAATAAACGAGTGGGGTGATATGTCAGCGAAACACAGGACAGTCTCCTGTATGAAATAGTTCATCAGAGTTGTTTCTTTTCATGATGACTGTTCTACAAACTTAACTGTGTATATAGCATTCTAAACATGACCACAAAGGTCCTTGGACCTTAACAATAGTACTTATTTTTAACCCAAAACAATCTTTTCAAATACCTGTCTATTATTAATACCATGACGAGAATGATCCAGTGAGCCAAAGTAAAGCTTCTCACTATTGAAGAGGAATGTTGTTGATATATGTTCTGGGGCAAAAGGTTAAGTAAAGAAGTGAAAGTTTGTCATCAGCATAACTATGTGATGTAATAATGTCTGCTTTTAGCAATCCAGCACTGAAAACTCTGCTGTCAGTTGGAGGCACAGTCAATGGAATGAGCCCGTAAGTTTAAATATGACGCCAGTCTCCTACACACATTCCCAATGTAATTGACACTTATTCAGCTCCGACATCTTATCCCTTCCTCTGCTACTGAGTTGCAAGAATGGATGTCAACGTTTATTATCTCAATCCCACCAGATTCATTGCCATGGTCACCAAGTCTGAAAGTCGTGCAGCCTTTATCAAATCTGCCATCAGCTTCCTGCACACCCATAACTTTGATGGGCTAAACCTTGCTTGGGAATATCCAGGACACAATGGCAGCTCAGAGGAAGATAAGGAGAGGTTCACTCTGCTGGTCATGGTATGCATAGTCACCATTTGACAATCAGACCTCcatttaaattgatttataaCTTGCAATCAAGGTATCATGCATGTAAACTTGCTAAAAAACAGTGATTATGTGATTTCTGATTTTAGCAGTCATTTGATTATTGTAATTGCAAAGGActttttgcagaaagttagacaATTTTGCTTACTTTGAGCCCATCATTGTGCTTATCTTTAGAGGGGAATCCATCTTGATTACTGATCACCACGGTAGCTTGTTTTGTTCTGCAAGCAGATGGATCCAAATGGAGCTTTTTTTCAAATCCTACACATAAAGTAGTGGTGTTGAAGTCTTAAttccaaaataataattttactGCTCATATTTTAGAACtcacaataaaaatataaaacaaaatgtcaaattcataatgaaaaacacacagaactaAACATGGGTCAGCCAGTGATAAATATTcagtaataaaaaatataattttagcgTTGTGATGCACTGGAAAGGACTGGAATGTCAATGTGTCGGCCCAACATTCTCGTCCTGACTGAAATATTTCAAAAGTCATTCACATtccacagaggatgaatccCACTGACTTTAGTGATCCTGTTTGAGACTGACTTCTGACCTCAAGCCTAATCAGCAGGTTAAAAAAGAGTAATATGACTATTGGATAGTGTGCCATGGACAAATAATCAAGGTCTCAAGAGGATGTTGGCATACTAGCAtactaaaaaaaattgtgttgtagttggagaTGGACATACGCAATTTGATGTGAAGGATCTGAGGTATTTTGTCCATTGTGCCTACAGGAGCTGTCCAAGGCATTTGAGGCTGATgccaaagaaaacaggaagacaaagctgctgctgtcagccaATGTTGCTGCATTACGTCCCACCATTGACAAAGCCTATGAAGTCAGCAAGATTTCTCTGTAAGTTTGACTCCACCTGACTGAATTTTGGTATCAGATGTAAGATATAGTAATCCAATGGATACTAATACATTCACTAGACCAGTTCTGCTTATAGTGAATTACAGTTGGTAGGAAATATGATAAGAAATAAATGGGAACCCAGTGTTCACTGAATGGACAGATATCCAATATACCAATTTTGCTCGTATTCTTAGTAGGTAGAAAGATATGTTGTTTGCATTTCACACAATGTTCCACATCaatgatgacaaatcttttaaaaagaaaatctctaTAAACCAACAGGTACTTTGACTTCATCAATGTCATGAGCTATGATTACCATGGAGACTGGGAGGCAGCTACTGGACACAACAGCCCATTGTACAGGAGCTCTGTGGACTCTGGCTCACACATTCATTATAATATTGTATGATGCACACAAACTGCACTAACTCTTTGACTTTAGTGTTCATGTTCGagagtttgtgtatttgttgacTATTGGTTTAAGTACACTATATCTAATGGATGAAAGGGTTAggggtttgtttaaaaaaaataaaactattagACTTAAAACGGATTTTGACCTTTCAAAAAAATGAAAGTGGGTGTCAAAAAATGTTTGACAATAGTGTCCAACATATAGTTGTGTTATTCATTCCCCTCTCAGCTCTGATTTAGTCACCATTCCAGTTCTTTTGCTACTCAACCTATAAAGAATTAAAACGAAGTGCTACAAATTGGAGTCATAGTTAATCAATAGCACTAGCTAATATTTTACTTTACAGCAAGGCATTTGATTCAATGTTAATATAGAAATAAATGTATACTATTAATcttgttttttcctttccttATTAGAATACGTCTGTTTCCCACTGGTTGGCTCAGGGAGCACCAGCTGAGAAGCTTCTGTTGGGCTTCCCCACCTACGGGCGAACTTACCGCCTTAGGAGTATTGCTTCTGGACTTGGGGCACTAGCAAATGGCCCTGCAGATGCTGGGCCCTACACTCGCACTGCTGGCTTCTGGGCCTTCTATGAGGTTCATTTCATTCAAATGATACTCAGCTAAGTTTGTACCGGAATTAAATAATTCCTCAATATTAGCTCCTGTGTTTTTGGGCACTGAGGTGTGCTCATTGATGCAATAAGCATGACTTGTCATCTACataaatgtgaaaaagaaaagacaagccCCTGAACAACTAAATTATTCAAAATTTACCATAAAAATAAAGTGACATGTTATATTGAGGGTAAACATAACTTAATCAGACTAAGATCATCTGAAATCCTGCTCATTCTGTTGTAACCTTTTATGTTCCTGTGGCACTAGATCTGTGACTTCATCTCTAGTGCTACTGTGTCATGGATCTCTGAACAAGAGGTTCCATATGCCACCTTTGGCAGTTCCTGGGTGGGCTATGATGACAAGCAAAGCTATTCTTCTAAGGTAACCAGGTGCCCAATGttaaaataatgtaaattcTCACTCCTGTGACCCGTGATCAAAGGTTctgtcatcttttttttttttttataaacctaGATCTAGGTCTATTAAAGGTGCTGTTCTTCTTATCTTTTTAACTGATGTGGTCGTCCTGTAGGTCCAGTGGATGACTGCTAACAACCTTGGAGGTGCTCATGTTTGGAGTATGGACATGGACGACTTTGATGGATCGTTTTGTTCAGCTGGGGCATATCCTCTCATCAACCATCTCAGAATGTCAATGGGTATATACTGTCGCTCAAATTGCTCAGAAAGCCATTTCTGCTCACTAGGATGCCTTTGACTCTATGATTGAATAGATTGGCCAGTCGCAATCAATGAAAACTAACTTGCTCACATACTAGTAGGGTTATTTCATCATTCTGCCATAAAGAGAAGACtaaaaattattatttgcacaatgtttttataacatttcctttcacacatctgtctctgcaggCTTTCCCCCAaaacccaccaccaccccaTCCCCCACCACTACCAGGGATGCCGTGGCCGACTTTTGTCGTGGCCGCCCTGATGGG
It encodes:
- the chia.1 gene encoding chitinase, acidic.1 isoform X2, coding for MLRLLTVGVLLALHTASSNRLVCHMTNWAQYRPSIAKFTPDNIDPFLCTHVIYTMATINSFNQISPVEWNDEQQYNRLNSLKNVNPALKTLLSVGGTVNGMSPFIAMVTKSESRAAFIKSAISFLHTHNFDGLNLAWEYPGHNGSSEEDKERFTLLVMELSKAFEADAKENRKTKLLLSANVAALRPTIDKAYEVSKISLYFDFINVMSYDYHGDWEAATGHNSPLYRSSVDSGSHIHYNINTSVSHWLAQGAPAEKLLLGFPTYGRTYRLRSIASGLGALANGPADAGPYTRTAGFWAFYEICDFISSATVSWISEQEVPYATFGSSWVGYDDKQSYSSKVQWMTANNLGGAHVWSMDMDDFDGSFCSAGAYPLINHLRMSMGFPPKPTTTPSPTTTRDAVADFCRGRPDGLYENSADKTTYFQCFLGNTYLHRCQPGLIYWDSCKCCNWP
- the chia.1 gene encoding chitinase, acidic.1 isoform X1, whose protein sequence is MLRLLTAVGVLLALHTASSNRLVCHMTNWAQYRPSIAKFTPDNIDPFLCTHVIYTMATINSFNQISPVEWNDEQQYNRLNSLKNVNPALKTLLSVGGTVNGMSPFIAMVTKSESRAAFIKSAISFLHTHNFDGLNLAWEYPGHNGSSEEDKERFTLLVMELSKAFEADAKENRKTKLLLSANVAALRPTIDKAYEVSKISLYFDFINVMSYDYHGDWEAATGHNSPLYRSSVDSGSHIHYNINTSVSHWLAQGAPAEKLLLGFPTYGRTYRLRSIASGLGALANGPADAGPYTRTAGFWAFYEICDFISSATVSWISEQEVPYATFGSSWVGYDDKQSYSSKVQWMTANNLGGAHVWSMDMDDFDGSFCSAGAYPLINHLRMSMGFPPKPTTTPSPTTTRDAVADFCRGRPDGLYENSADKTTYFQCFLGNTYLHRCQPGLIYWDSCKCCNWP